Genomic DNA from Coregonus clupeaformis isolate EN_2021a chromosome 26, ASM2061545v1, whole genome shotgun sequence:
ATAGAAACATCCCTTATTATATAGGCTTTGCCGCAGGCTGCTTCCAGCACTGTAAAGTCCACTGATGTATCACTATCACATAAATAGACCTTTGAAGTGAGAAAAACATTCTGTCAATATTTCAAGGGCAGAGTCTTTAACCCCACATCAACATTGGGCACTAATGAAGCATTGACATACAGTGTAGAGGTTTCCCATTAGTGAGCAATGAGGCTGGATGAGCTTCCAGGCAGATGGCCCCTCAGAGCGTGAATACACAGCAGCAATTGAGCAAGTGACTGGACAGCAATTAGTATTCACATGTCCTCCTGAGCAGACCAGGCTAAAATATGTATTTAAGGACGTCAAtttggtgtgtgtgcatgcatgtttgtgtgttgTATTCATTTTTGTGTGGTGTATTCATGTCTGTCTGTGACCTTTCCCTTCCTGTGCCCAGCGGAGAGGCCCTGGATGGACCTGTGTCTCAGTGCCTACACAGTGGAGGAGAACGGCCAGAGACTGACCTGCTACCAGATCTGCCACACGGATACCAGAGGCACTAACCCAcatacacaccctcacacacacgccACACCTAGTGACACATAGCACTCAACATAACCAACCAGAATGTCATGTATATGCCAAATAGTCATTTGTGAATATTGTATATAGTTGTGTACCTCGATTCATCATACAAATTTATATTGGCTGAAATGTATCTGGCTTTGAGTGTCTCTGACCATTTCCTTTGTCTTATTTCCTTCTTTGTACCAACATCTTATATTTTTTGTACTTTCTTGACAGTATGTGTAAACTTATTTTTCCCCTTTTTAGAAATAAATTCTATGACAAATTATTTGAATTGTCAATTTGAATTTAATCATGGCATTTTCATTGTCTAcatccctcaaactcaactctggaccttgaagcaagttccactgcattttttcattgttccctctaatcagggactgatttagacctgggacaccaggtgggtgcaattcattatcaggtagaacagaaaaccagcaggctgaATAACCCTGGTCTACATCATATCACACTATTTCTTCTGTAGCCTTTTTATAGGGACAGATTTGAAGGTTTGCATCTGTGGAATTGCAACAAAAAGAATATATTACGTTTTTAATTGGATATCAACTAATGAATATCATTACAGTAGGCACTTTCAACCTAGGGCCGCCTCAGGGTGGAATGGTGTCATGTCAAAACCACAGAATTACTATTTCTGTGCCCAAAATGCCTACTGATAGTTCTTAATTGTCTTCGAATTTCACTGGCACCTGAAATGGGTTCTAAAAGCACATTCGTATCACTCTCAATGGAGTTAATCTGTGGGTGAACGATTGTTTTATGATGGGCTTCATGGCCCGAGGTAATGtggctgaaatggatatagctccCTGGGAACTAGTAGTGATGTTCTGTTCTACGTGTGGCTCTAGGGCTCTATCTGGTGGTATATCGGTGAAATGTGTTTGGAATGCAATGGATGTGGGACCCCCTGTGGTGTGTATGCAGGTTTTGGTTTGTAATGTATTACTTGATCATGTTTGATTATTAGGCTAATGATGTTAGTGGCCAGTCTTGTCGTTCTTGGAATTTTGGTAACAAATTATTTATAAAGGGTTTATAAGTATTTTATAAATTTCAGCGTTTCCCCTAGGATTTCCTTTAGTAGCGGTGGCAAAGATGAtcttgtttaaaaaatatatagctcAATTATCTTTTGTACATACtgtactttatatctggttttaatcTTTTTAAAATTTAGACTGAAAACGTTTTACCATCCCGATAATTATTTTGTAGAAAAATAAAAAACGGCCGCTGCTatatgaatataggggaaacactgcatcTGTAATAAACGGATTAACACATTGGTTGAAACAACCAAGTGCCTAATTACTGGATGCGTTCTTTGATTTATGTAATTGTGAGGCTTTATTAAGTCCTGTATAGCAAATCAATCAGGCAGGTACTGCCCACAGCAGGTAATATACACAGAGTATATAAAACATTATGAACATCTTGCTAATATTGAGTTCAAGATTAATAAGACTCTGGTGCCTGGAGTGATGTTGGTGTGTGCTGTAATGCAGTTGGCAGGGGACTTTGTGATGTCTGATTTCCTGAGCTCTGGTTTTGTACCGTATGCATCATCCATGCTGTGAGGACACAGTGTTCACTTGGGGAAAATCTCCATACATCAACACCTGCTCTCTAACTTCAGGTTGTTCTGTACAAAGGTGAGTATCAGTCTATCATAAATAATAATGGCTTATGAAATCAGACATTTGTTCTACCGTGGTAGGTGCAGTTTACCCCTGTAGCCTATGTGAAGGTAGCAGTGCATGGCTCCACAGATTTTATGCttacatttatttacattttactcatttagcaggcactcttatccagagaaagGTGGTGCACATTCTAGTCTTATTCATTGTTTGTGCTGCAAATCAGATTGTCTTGGTTCTTAGTTAATAACCAATTGAAGCAATGAAGTTTGGTGGATTTGTATATCTCACTCGGACGTTAACCTGGACTAATGGGCGTTAGGCAACACTCATTGGTGTCATTTGCTCTAGTGACATCATTGTTAATTGGCTAATTAGTTATTAACAACCGTTATCCCAAGGCAATCAGTCTGCAGTTGAAAACTAGCTGGCTGGCTTAAACTGGCACTTTTACAGTAATGTTGatttaatgtgcactgtccctgtaaaactAAATGTAATAGCTACATAAAGTAAAGTAGCCTAATCACAAACTCCAATTGCAATTACTCCAATTGCAATTACCCAGGACTGCTCAAACGTAAATTGGAGTCAATTGTTTATTTTCTGTTGTGTTCTTCCGTTTATTTTATGTTGAATGATGCATCATATTTTGCTATAGCCTAAATAGTTTTTGTTGTTGCTACCATTTTTCCCAGGGGGTGCCAATGAGCTGTGTGTAAAGCTACAGTGATTACATCTATTATACTTGTCTTTGTATGACATGATAGACCCAGGTACTTAGgtattaaagtaactgtccagtgaaatctcatttttaaaagttaatatccTGTTAACCCATACCCAAATAATTTTGTTGACTTATCCTATACTCGtgtttgtggccaaagcataaattggaggggAAATAACACTTGGAAAAAAaaccacctcaaacttgtatctcaaacagaccgtttaaaaatgcttgctatttcctcatagagtatGATGTCATACTCCTGAGGAGGATGATCTGGCCAATCAGCAGACTACTAGCGTAAATATGTTGTGTGAACTgtatatgcccacaccattctgttgttggggtacacccacaccattccaacacagaaaagctgcttttgaGCATACTTAATTACTGTTTTTTGGAAggaaactatttcactcatattgtaattaattatagatcatatttcatagaaatctggaaatccTGGACATTTACTTTAACTCCTGTCCACTGAATGTGGCTGTAAAATGTTCAATTAATCAATAGCCTATTGAATAATATGCTGGTGTTTTTTGGAATTGCTGAAAGCATGGTCGGGCAACTGTTTAGTTTTACACAAAAAGACAATGAGTGCTTGCGTTCATGAACCTGAGCTCCCCAGTACAGCGCAACCGTGAGATGCGTTTTACACGTTGTGGTCCTGCAGTACAGGCCATATCCATTGATGTGTACAGTAGGCCTTATACAACATGCCACCACGCTTAACAAAAACCTCTAGTTGCAGTGAATCATGTCGTTGGCAAGTTGCACAAAACACTTCCTGTTAGGTCCTCAACGGAGATCAACCTCCAGCAAAACAAGAAACGTTTGTAGGCTACTTACAGTATTTCAAGGAGCGACATTGTCTGAGGTGGTTGAGTGATGCTGACTGATTTAGTTAGACAGATTCGGGTTAGCCGCGAGGGGAGCCCGTCTCTTCTCTCCATGATGCTCACAATGCGCAGCTCTAGATGGAGCTTGGCACATCCCCGACAATACGCACTCCATCACGGACTCTGGGCGCCCGGGTCGTGGGTAACAGTAACCGTCCAGGGCGCTTTTCGGACCTAGACGCGCATGATTTTGAAATACGATCTTTTGACCACTTAGTCCTTTTACAATCTGTTATATCTTCAGAGGCACAGACGAAATTCAAACAAAGCCTACTTCACATGGTGAGGAAACAACCGTTGTTGAACTTTCCTTTGTCGCATTTCTGAGACTCACCTGTCCATTGCCAAGTGCACTTTATTTAGTTCGAAGTGGTGTTGACAACTATGGAATGAagctgtcaacaacaacaacaaaaaatctaacTTGTGAGTTTTGGTTTGGCTTTGTTTCCGTCGTCTCTCCGATGTGGTAATCATCCATGGATAAATCTATTTCGAATACGATATACTATTGTTGCGTGTTTTAGAATAAACAATGCTGGTACTACTCTTAAGATTACTGTGTTTCTCGCTTTGGAGCGAGAATGTGTTCACTCACATACACGGAGAGAAGACAAAGACGCATTTTACTCCTAGACATTATGAATCCGCCGTCACTATCGGGAATCTACACAAAACCGATAGTGATAGTCAGAGATGGCACTCGGCGTATGGCAGAGTTATCAACGAAATGGACAATAAAAGGGTGCATACTCCAAGTTCATCTTCTTGGGATGTGGTTAGGACATGGATGGATAACATAAATGGGACTATATTCAATACGAAAAGGGTTATGAATGAAAGAACAATGGTGCGCAAAAGCAATTCGTCAAATGGAACAGAACCCGTTAGGTTACCCGAGGAAGGCGAGTCAAAAATGCTCATGGAGGAAAAGTTGGACACCGAGAAGCATGCAGCCATGGAAACGCAAGATGGTGTATACATTAATTTAAAGCCCTCCACGAGACATAAGCGAGGAGGACACCACTGTAACGAGGACAAACGGATCTGCAGACACAAAAGAGCAACTGTAGACCGTCAGAAAAGAAACGCGAAGGATGGCagtaaaaaagataacaaaataagCGAGCCAACCATGCTGTCAGATGCGTCTTTGGACGCACCGCTGGCCACATGGGAACCCCTGCCTAACCCAATGGCCCAGAACCAGTCAACAGACATGCCATTTGATGCCACTGATTATGAACAGTTCACTTTGCCAGACCTCCAGGACTATACCCCACTGATTCCTCTCAATCCTCAAACTAGGAGAAAAGATGTCAAAAACCCATTTTACCCTGTAACAGCAGAATCATATGGGGCATATGCCATCATGATAATTTCGGTCATCATTTTCACTGTTGGAATAATTGGGAATATAGCAATCATGTGCATTGTGTGCCACAACTACTACATGAGAAGTATTTCAAATTCTCTTCTGGCCAATCTCGCCCTATGGGATTTTGTTATCATCTTTTTTTGCCTGCCCCTGGTGATCTTCCATGAACTGACCAAGAATTGGCTGTTGGGGGAGTTCTCCTGTAAAATCATCCCCTACATTGAGGTAATAATGTCCACTAGCTATTGTGTTACTTGAGTGAGTGTTATGATTGGGTGCTGAAGTGGGGGCACACAGTCACTGTTCAAAGTCTGCTGTCAATAACCCTATCTTCCTTGTGAAAGCTGTCACATACAGTGATCTAAAAAAGGATTGGGGCAGTggcacatttttgttgttgtttttgctctgtactccagcactttggatttgaaatgatacaatgactatgaagtGCAGactgagggtattttcatccatatcgggtgaaccgtttagaaattacagcactttttgaacGTAGTCCCCCGCAttttaagggaccaaaagtattgggacaaattcactaatgtgtattaaagtagtaaaaattatttggtcccatattcatagcacgcaatgactacatcaagcttgtgacttcaagtttgttggatgtatttgctgtttgttttggttgtgtttcagattattttgtgcccaatagaaatgaatggagtcacttttattgtaaataagaatatcatATTTTTCTAAAAACTtcaacattaatgtggatgctaccatgattatggattgatagtcctgaatgaatcgtgaataatgatgaatgagaaagttagacgcacaaatatcataacctcaagacatgctaacctctcaacattacaataacaggggaggttagcattttctgggggggtatgatatttgtgtgtaactttctcactcatcaacaacaacaaaatgtgtcactgtcccaatacttttgtagcTCACTGTATGTCAATTCATACACCATACAATGTTCTGTGCTTCAAGTGTTTGCAGTATTTGAGGGATCCTTTCCCAGGTCTAGATTTTTTTGTCCCGAATGTCACCTCAAACTGTTGTTCCAAACTCTTAGGTGGGTGTCACTGGCTAGCTACAGAGGTAAAAACCCCTAGGCGACTTATGCTATGTCAGGGATAGGGTTACAGTCCTACTTTCCCTAATAAGGCAGTAGTCTGAAACTCACTAGGCCTCAATAATTACATCAGAGACCCACACCTGTTGTTGCATCAGCTTACTTGTCTGTTTCAGCTGTAAGGCAGCTCTTATGTCAGCCATCTATTGTAAAAGATACAATGTTAAATGTAGGTGTTGAGGGATCACACAGAGCCAAGACAGGCCTTTAAAATAACATGTTTTCCAGAGTTTTCCAGAAAGCTAACCATACAGTAAAGTCTATATTTTGTAGCCATAGCATTGGTAACTGGGTTTATATTAACACACTTTTGACTACATACTGAAtgtcatacagtgaggggaaaaaaatatttgatcccctgctgattttgtacgtttgcccactgacaaagacatgatcagtctataattttaatggtaggtttatttgcacagtgagagacagaataacaacacaaaaatccagaaaaacgcatgtcaaaaatgttataaattgatttgcattttaatgagggaaataagtatttgaccccctctcaatcagaaagatttctgtctcccaggtgtcttttatacagataacgagctgagattaggagcacactcttaaagggagtgctcctaatctcagcttgttacctgtataaaagacacctgtccacagaagcaatcaatcaatcagattccaaactctccaccatggccaagaccaaagagctctccaaggatgtcagggacaagattgtagacctacacaaggctggaatgggctacatgaccatcgccaagcagcttggtgagaaggggaCAACAGTTGgcgtgattattcgcaaatggaagaaacacaaaagaactgtcaatctccctcggcctggggctccatgcaagatctcacctcgtggagttgcaatgatcatgagaacggtgaggaatcagcccagaactacacgggaggatcttgtcaatgatctcaaggcagctgggaccatagtcaccaagaaaacaattggtaacacactacgtcatgaaggactgaaatcctgcagcgcccgcaaggtccccctgctcaagaaagcacatatacatcccgtctgaagtttgccaatgaacatctgaatgattcagaggagaactgggtgaaagtgttgtggtcagatgagaccaaaatcgagctctttggcatcaactcaactcgccgtgtttggaggaggaggaatgctgcctatgacctcaagaacaccatccccaccgtcaaacatggaggtggaaacattatgctttgggggtgtttttctgctgaggggacaggacaacttcaccgcatcaaagggatgatggacggggccatgtaccgtcaaatcttgggtgagaacctccttccctcagccagggcattgaaaatgggtcgtggatgggtattccagcatgacaatgacccaaaacacacggccaaggcaacaaaggagtggctcaagaagaagcacattaaggtcctggagtggcctagccagtctccagaccttaatcccatagaaaatctgtggagggagctgaaggttcgagttgccaaacgtcagcctcgaaaccttaatgacttggagaagatctgcaaagaggagtgggacaaaatccctcctgagatgtgtgcaaacctggtggccaaccacaagaaacgtctgacctctataattgccaacaagggttttgccaccaagtgctaagtcatgttttgcagaggggtcaaatacttatttccctcattaaaatgcaaatcaattcataacatttttgacaggggatcaaatatttttttccctcactgtacatgtgatTTGAATGCTGCAGGACCatattatgaaaaataaaaatggtcTAATTGTTGATAGTCTGTTATTGCCTCTGGGGTTTATTCACAACGTGAACAGTTTGTACCCAGTTTCCAGACGTCGTCAACACAGGTCCTAGAGAGAAACTGGGTGTACTTTTGTTTCAGccgagcactaacacacctgtttCAAATAATCAACCAATCATGGTCTTTAACCTAGACCACaattagctgaatcaggtgtgttagtgctgggctggaacaaaggCCTGCAAACCCACTAGCTCTCCTGGACCGGAGTTGGAGAAAACTGAGTTCTGTTCCGCTTGCCGTGTAAGTGCAGTAAATTGTGATTGGTGCATTAAGAATGGCGTAATCTGACATCATAGAACTGAGCCTCATAGAACAGGATATCCACCTTTCAAAAAAACAGCAGATTAGCTGGTTATATCACATACTGTCTAAATTGAAACCCAGACAGACCCAGGTGCAGCTAGGGACAACACACAATAATCTAGATGATACGGGAAAAGTCTAAacgggatccttgggatgtcctAATGTCAAGGGTAGGGAAGTCTcaaggattccggatagcacTAACCTAGATGttatgttttacattttttacattttaagtcatttagcagacgctcttatccagagcgacttacagttagtgcatacatcacttttttttttttttttttcatacccccgttaTGTAGCCCAAGAACTTGGAACACCTTATACAGTCTGAGGTTACAGTGTAAAACCTATGCTGCGCAACAACTATGAGCTTTCTTGGTGAAAGTAGTGTCAATGAAAATAAACACAGATCTGAGGTGATTGGTTTAAGTATAATCAACACGTTGACAGACCCACCCTGTCTTCTGATAGGCTAGGTGCAATTTTTACTATTGTTTACACCTATCCCATCctttcagatctccacaagtgcaaaATCCTAGGGCTGGGtgtatctgtctctgtgttttaTGCAGTCCAATCCTCCACTCTTTTACAGACCTCTTTGATTCACCCTCCTGCTTTTAGCAGTCTGTCTGTTCTCACTGTTGTggaaatgtaattattgtaagaTGACATAGTTTTGCTGTGGTTCACTATCATACTGTTGGTCCTGAGTGCCTTTCATGGGAAATGTGTGGAGTATTTACCCGGAAGAAACTACATTCTGTTCATGAAGGAAGCATGCTGAAGGAAGAGGAAATTATCTAGAAAAAAAATCATTCTCCAGGTGGCTCAGTTCATCTATCCgggcacatacactgagtgtactaaacattatgaacacctgctcttcgcATTACAtaggctgaccaggtgaaagctatgaacccttattgatgtcacttgttaaatccacttcaatcagtgtagataaaggggaggaaacaagttaaagaaggatttttaagccttgagacaattgagacatggattgtgtatgtgtgccattcagagggtgaatggggtatggtagtaggtgccaggggcattggtttgtgtcaagaactgcaacgttgctgggtttttcacactaaacagtttcccgtgtgtatcaagaatggtccaccacccaaggacatccagccaacttgacacaactgtgggaagcattggagtcaacatgggcaacattgtatagtccatgccccaacgaagtgaggctgttctgagggctaaAGTGGGGCGGTgcgactcaatattaggaaggtattcttaatgttttgtacactgtgtatagaCCTACATAATGACTACAAGACAAATAAGCCATCTCAAAAAGACCCAAACAATCCGTATGAGGGATGCTGTATAAAGTGCCAGCGCTAGTCTGTAATCTGCTTATTGGCAGTGATTGTCATTGTGTTTGCAAGTCCAATTCTATGCCAACATGACCTGTATGCCAGTTTAAAACTACAGTCCCAGACTTTGAGTCTCTTTGAGTAGCCAGCCTCCGTATTAAGAACATTAAATGAATAGCGGCAGCCGCATCCTCGTTATGCTAAGCGACTCTCTAATCAAGCAATTAATGGAGCATAACTACGCAAACAGTGGGGACATTAATTCTAATGGCTCCTGTGACAACTAAAGTGCTCTGTCACAATTTGTCATTATGGACACAGATGTGACAGAGGTTAGTTAGATGAGGCCTGCCCGCCACTGTTGACACAGCTCTAGAGGATAGCTGTCACGTTGACGATGATGGTATTTGGTTGAGAGCGCTTTGTCTTGacaatactctctctctccctctctcttctctctctatctctccctctctctttctctcgctctccatctctccctctcgctcttctctctctatctctcccttgctctctctatctctcccttcatatcttctctctatctctcccttgctcttctctctctatctctcccttcatatcttctctctctatctctccctctctcttctcttgatTTCTCACAAGCTAGATAAGTCTTTAGAAGgtatcataggaaatcccaggacatagtgtctataatactgtaataagctcacatagtcgCTGTCACAAACATAGTCGCTGTCACAaacactgactagttggatattaatttcccactgagcaaaccatttctgtacagcattcatataaatctttttttttaatcaggtttttgctttggcagactttttttatttatttttgtcagtAAAACTCATGAAtacaactgtttatgtcaaattgttttgtgttctacttgtgtccctggttgtcctgaaaagaaaatggtaaaacttccttgtgaggctaaatataagaGCTGGACATGCAAATAAATTAAAGTCAGATAATGAAAAGCCAATTTTAGCTGGGGACTCGGGAGTGATAGGGTTAATTGGCTTTGAGTAATGCTACTGTGATGATTAAGTTGAAGAAATAGTGTGTTTTAACAGATTCGGTCATAGATATGATGAAATTACTGGCTACATATGTACAATTACTCAGCAGTACATTTCCAACTGACCGAGCATATAGAGGGAAAGTTCTTAGGGACAAAGCATTCCTTGTATGTCATGACACATAGCAAAGATATTTGATATTGTTGTGATACACCTGTTTCCTCATATCCCCCTCCAGTTACAGAAAAGTTCATTTTAAACCAGTTTATATCAACGAATCCCAATAAACAGAACCCCCTGAGGGAGTCACAAGACCTAGCATATAAATCAAACTCTTTCCACAAgcgcgcactctctctctctcgctctctctctcgctctcaattcaatttaaggggcgttattggcatgggaaacatatgtttacattgccaaagcaagtgaaataaacaaaaaataattaacagtaaacattacactcacaaaagttccagaagaataaagacatttcaagtgttatattatgtctatatacagtgttgtgatgtgcaaatagttaaagtacaaaagggaaaataaataaacataaatataggttgtattcacatttacatatttacattttagtcatttacaatggtgtttgttcttaactgtttgcccttttcttgtggcaacaggtcgcaaatattgctgctgtatttgcacactgtggtatttcacccaatagatatgggagtttatcaaaatttgattggttttcaaattctttgttggtctgtgtaatctgagggaaatatgtgtctctaatatggtcatacatttggcaggaagttaggaactgcagctcagtttccacctcattttgtgggcagtgtgcacatagcctgtcttctcttgagagccatgtctgcctacggcggcctctctcaatagcaaggctatgctcactgagtccgTACATAgttaaagctttccttaattttgggtcagtcacagtggtcaggtattctgccactgtgtactctctgtttagggccaaattgcattctagtttgctctgtttttttgtaagttctttccaatgtgtcaagtaattatctttttgttttctcatgatttggttgggtctaattgtgttgctgtcctgggtctctgtggggcctgtttgtgtttgtgaacagagccccaggacccgcttgcttagggggctcttctccaggttcatttctctgtagttgatggctttgttatggaaggtttaggactcgcttccttttaggtggttgtagaatttaacagctcttttctggattttgataattagcgggtatcggcctaattctgctctgcatgcattatttggtgttttacgttgtacactgagaatatttttgcagaattctgcatgcagtctcaatttggtgtttgtcccattttgtgaattcttggtaggtgagcggaccccagacctcacaaccataaaggacaatgggttctataaccgattcaagtatttttagccagatcctaattggtatgtcgaattttatgttccttttgatagcatagaaggcccttcttgccttgtctctcagatcgttcacagctttgtggaagttacctgtggcgctgatattTAGGCCAATGTATGTATAGttgtttgtgtgctctagggtaacgacgtctagatggaatttgtattcatGGTCCTGTCAactggaacaccattatttttgtcttactgagattcactgtcagggcccaggtctgacagaatctgtgcagaagatctaggtgctgctgtaggccctccttggttggggacagaagcaccagatcatcagcaaaccgtagacattttacttcagattctagtaggctgaggccgggtgctgcagactgttctagtgccctcgccaattcgttgatatatatgttgaagagggtggggcttaagctgcatccctatctcccccggccctgtggaaataaatgttttttttaaaacaatTTTAGCAGCAcatttgttgtttgtgtacatggattttataatgttgtatgttttccccccaacaccactttccatcaatttgtatagcaggccCTCATGCTAAATTGAGtcgaaagcttttttgaaatcaacaaagcatgagaagactttgcctttgtttgtttgtcaattaggttggtggtctctctctctctctctctctctctctct
This window encodes:
- the LOC121540546 gene encoding prosaposin receptor GPR37-like; translation: MLVLLLRLLCFSLWSENVFTHIHGEKTKTHFTPRHYESAVTIGNLHKTDSDSQRWHSAYGRVINEMDNKRVHTPSSSSWDVVRTWMDNINGTIFNTKRVMNERTMVRKSNSSNGTEPVRLPEEGESKMLMEEKLDTEKHAAMETQDGVYINLKPSTRHKRGGHHCNEDKRICRHKRATVDRQKRNAKDGSKKDNKISEPTMLSDASLDAPLATWEPLPNPMAQNQSTDMPFDATDYEQFTLPDLQDYTPLIPLNPQTRRKDVKNPFYPVTAESYGAYAIMIISVIIFTVGIIGNIAIMCIVCHNYYMRSISNSLLANLALWDFVIIFFCLPLVIFHELTKNWLLGEFSCKIIPYIEVASLGVTTFTLCALCIDRLRAATNAQMYYEMIENCASTAAKLAVIWIGALLLALPELLIHQLVTEDGEPPDVTPCQRCVVRISTDLPDTLYVLGLTYDGARLWWYFGCYFCLPTLFTIGSSLVTARKIQQAERAFVRGNKKQLQLENQMNCTVVALAILYGFCIIPENICNIVTVYMAAGVPRRTLDILHLVSQLLLFCKSAVTPVLLFCLYQPFSRAFLDCCCCCCGECGPPRSSTTATTSEENEHECTTTDLELSPFSTIHREASSSYTTVGTHC